The following coding sequences lie in one Pontibacter sp. G13 genomic window:
- a CDS encoding DUF434 domain-containing protein yields MSKQKHRGKRANDDQYLGAQWWPTLNLAVTDLSWLLSRGYTEKSALKLVGDRYRLNVRQRQAISRASCSDLARDSRVASMLSSQSVAGSDVVIDGYNLLITVEAALAKGWVILSRDGCYRDIASVHGTYRRVEETFPALRLIGHKMQELGIENALWFLDKPVSNSGRLKTMMRELAEENGFNWDIRLVNSPDKTILEETDRIPISSDGWVIDHRDDWFNLAGYIIEGMEEVELLALKGTQPLTLTFPDLPDWGEDSPENQSEG; encoded by the coding sequence ATGTCCAAGCAAAAGCACCGAGGCAAACGCGCCAATGATGACCAGTATCTCGGAGCCCAATGGTGGCCGACACTCAACCTCGCCGTGACCGACCTTTCGTGGTTGCTCTCGCGTGGCTACACAGAGAAGTCCGCCCTGAAATTGGTCGGGGATCGCTATCGCCTCAATGTCCGACAACGGCAAGCCATCAGCCGCGCGAGCTGCTCAGATTTGGCGCGAGATTCACGGGTGGCTTCCATGTTGTCCTCCCAGTCGGTAGCCGGATCAGATGTGGTCATTGATGGATACAATCTCCTCATCACCGTGGAGGCGGCACTTGCCAAAGGGTGGGTCATCCTTTCGCGCGACGGTTGCTATCGAGACATCGCCAGCGTCCACGGAACGTATCGGCGGGTGGAGGAAACCTTCCCCGCACTCCGATTGATTGGGCATAAGATGCAAGAATTGGGAATCGAGAATGCCTTGTGGTTCCTCGACAAACCCGTCTCGAATTCCGGTAGGCTCAAAACCATGATGCGCGAACTGGCGGAGGAAAACGGCTTCAATTGGGACATTCGCCTTGTCAACAGCCCCGACAAAACCATCTTGGAGGAGACAGATCGCATTCCCATCTCGAGTGACGGTTGGGTCATCGACCATCGCGATGATTGGTTCAATCTCGCTGGATACATCATCGAGGGGATGGAAGAAGTAGAATTGCTTGCACTCAAAGGAACCCAGCCGTTGACCCTGACATTCCCCGATTTGCCCGATTGGGGAGAGGATTCTCCTGAAAATCAATCCGAGGGTTGA
- the fabF gene encoding beta-ketoacyl-ACP synthase II has protein sequence MKGRRVVVTGIGALTPIGSNVPAYWEGLSNGVSGADMIKQFDATNFKTKFACELKGFNATDHFDRKTARKLDPFVQYGIVAADEAMSDADFNLEQVDRNRFGVVFGSGIGGIQVFANEVEGLVNNGGNPRFNPFFIPKMIIDIGAGHISIKYGLKGPNYSSVSACATSTNCIIDAAMLIRAGYADVMLAGGAESAVTPVGIGGFNAMKALSENNEEYKTASRPFDKRRDGFVMGEGAGALILEEYEHAVKRGAKIYAELGGIGMSADAHHITAPSPDGDGAKRVMAMVVEDAGLQPEDVDYINVHGTSTPLGDLSETQAIKKVFGDHATKLNISSSKSMTGHLLGAAGAIEAIASILAMQHNTVPPTINFEVEDPECDLNYTFNKAQEREINVTISNTFGFGGHNASVLFKRVDA, from the coding sequence ATGAAAGGTAGACGGGTCGTTGTCACCGGAATCGGTGCACTTACGCCCATCGGAAGTAACGTCCCTGCCTATTGGGAGGGACTTTCCAATGGAGTGAGCGGAGCAGACATGATCAAGCAGTTCGATGCTACGAACTTCAAGACCAAGTTTGCCTGCGAGCTCAAGGGATTTAATGCTACCGATCATTTTGACCGCAAAACCGCCCGAAAACTGGACCCTTTTGTCCAGTACGGTATTGTCGCTGCCGATGAGGCTATGAGCGACGCGGATTTCAACCTCGAGCAGGTGGACCGCAACCGTTTCGGGGTCGTGTTTGGATCAGGTATCGGTGGGATTCAAGTCTTTGCCAATGAGGTTGAAGGTCTTGTCAACAACGGAGGCAACCCCCGTTTCAATCCCTTTTTCATCCCCAAGATGATCATTGACATTGGAGCTGGCCACATTTCCATCAAGTATGGACTCAAAGGCCCCAACTACTCCAGTGTTTCTGCCTGTGCAACCTCAACCAACTGTATCATTGACGCCGCCATGCTTATCCGTGCCGGATACGCAGACGTCATGCTTGCAGGAGGCGCAGAGTCAGCTGTTACTCCCGTTGGAATTGGAGGATTCAATGCCATGAAGGCATTGTCTGAGAACAACGAAGAATACAAAACTGCCAGCCGTCCGTTCGACAAGCGTCGCGATGGATTCGTCATGGGCGAAGGTGCTGGTGCCTTGATTCTCGAAGAATATGAGCACGCGGTCAAGCGTGGCGCCAAAATCTATGCTGAACTTGGAGGAATCGGTATGTCTGCCGACGCCCACCACATCACCGCTCCTAGCCCTGACGGCGATGGCGCAAAACGCGTGATGGCGATGGTAGTCGAAGACGCCGGATTGCAGCCAGAAGATGTTGATTACATCAACGTCCACGGTACTTCCACTCCGCTTGGAGACCTCAGCGAGACGCAGGCTATCAAGAAAGTATTCGGTGATCATGCGACGAAATTGAACATCAGTTCTTCTAAGTCCATGACCGGCCACTTGCTTGGTGCTGCTGGTGCCATCGAAGCCATCGCTTCGATCTTGGCCATGCAACATAATACCGTGCCACCAACCATCAACTTCGAGGTCGAAGACCCCGAATGCGATTTGAACTATACGTTCAACAAAGCTCAAGAAAGAGAGATCAATGTCACGATCTCAAATACCTTCGGCTTCGGTGGCCACAATGCCTCTGTCCTATTCAAACGTGTAGACGCTTGA
- the rnc gene encoding ribonuclease III, with the protein MLTPRQAYNISLSKDRAFVADIKGISGYIPKEVFLYRLALTHSSSIKPTDKKSNRRKAVAKGCNERLEFLGDSILDAVIAEYLFKIYPYKDEGFLTEMRSKIVNRKSLNTICKKLGIDNLIFHKQTGSINESMYGDALEAFIGALYLDLGYQRTKLFIHNRIIQPHIHLHSVENQVISYKNKLIEYVQKTKMGLLIFEVIEEIGEGRNKVFRIQAKVGADVLGVGEGKNKKSAEQRASEDALLKLNALVPAPTPS; encoded by the coding sequence ATGTTGACACCAAGACAGGCTTACAACATTTCGCTTTCCAAGGATCGAGCTTTCGTAGCCGACATCAAGGGCATTTCGGGGTACATTCCCAAAGAGGTATTTCTCTACCGCCTTGCCCTGACGCATAGCTCATCCATCAAACCCACCGATAAGAAGTCCAATCGCCGAAAAGCAGTCGCCAAAGGCTGTAATGAACGCTTGGAATTCCTCGGAGACTCAATCCTCGACGCGGTCATCGCTGAGTATCTCTTCAAAATCTATCCCTACAAGGATGAAGGATTCCTCACCGAAATGCGATCCAAAATCGTCAACCGCAAATCCCTCAACACCATCTGCAAAAAACTGGGAATCGATAACCTTATCTTCCACAAGCAGACGGGCTCCATCAACGAATCCATGTACGGCGATGCACTCGAAGCTTTTATCGGTGCACTTTACCTAGATTTGGGATACCAACGCACTAAGTTGTTCATCCACAATCGCATCATTCAGCCGCACATCCACCTCCATTCAGTCGAAAATCAGGTTATTTCCTATAAAAATAAACTCATCGAGTATGTCCAAAAGACCAAGATGGGACTCCTGATCTTTGAGGTAATCGAGGAAATCGGGGAAGGCAGAAACAAGGTCTTCCGCATTCAAGCCAAAGTCGGCGCTGATGTGCTGGGCGTGGGAGAAGGCAAAAACAAGAAATCTGCTGAACAGCGCGCCTCAGAGGATGCACTCCTCAAATTGAATGCACTCGTTCCTGCCCCGACTCCCTCCTAA
- a CDS encoding NAD-dependent epimerase/dehydratase family protein, whose product MKVSLVTGGAGFIGSHVVRHCLALGHKVVVLDDLSSGFQDHLPAGIHFVKGSINDLDLIRDMFRTFDFDFVYHLAAYAAEGFSHFIRRFNYQSNLMGSINLINAAVQHDVECFVFTSSLGVYGTQSAPLKERMQPHPEDPNAIAKYAVELDLAAAHELFGLNYVIFRPHNVYGEHQFLGDRYRNVIGIFMNQLLSGQPITVYGDGQQTRAFSYIDDVAIPIARSVHIPEAYNEIFNIGADQPYTIEYLIEMIAREFDIQPELQYLPQRYEVQDVWADHEKAHLFGRAPYVSLQDGIRRMATWAKKIGARRERRFDAIEIRQGVPQGWDPSVRVGR is encoded by the coding sequence ATGAAAGTTTCACTCGTAACGGGAGGAGCAGGGTTCATTGGGTCGCATGTCGTCAGGCATTGCTTGGCATTGGGACACAAGGTGGTGGTGCTGGACGATTTGTCTAGCGGTTTTCAAGACCATCTCCCGGCGGGCATACACTTTGTCAAAGGATCGATCAACGATCTGGATTTGATCCGAGATATGTTCCGGACCTTTGATTTCGATTTTGTCTATCATCTGGCTGCGTATGCGGCTGAGGGCTTTTCGCACTTCATCCGGAGATTCAACTATCAGAGCAATCTCATGGGGTCGATCAACCTCATCAATGCGGCGGTTCAGCACGACGTCGAGTGTTTTGTATTCACTTCTTCGCTAGGTGTTTATGGCACACAATCCGCACCGCTGAAAGAGCGGATGCAGCCACACCCGGAAGATCCCAACGCCATTGCCAAATATGCAGTGGAACTTGATCTAGCGGCTGCTCATGAGCTCTTTGGCTTGAACTATGTGATTTTCCGCCCGCACAATGTCTATGGCGAGCACCAATTTTTGGGAGACCGCTACCGCAATGTGATCGGCATATTCATGAATCAACTTCTCTCCGGACAGCCGATTACGGTTTATGGAGATGGACAACAGACACGCGCATTTAGCTATATCGACGATGTGGCCATTCCCATCGCACGATCTGTACATATTCCCGAAGCCTACAACGAAATCTTCAACATTGGGGCAGACCAGCCCTACACCATCGAATACCTGATCGAGATGATCGCCCGTGAATTCGATATCCAGCCAGAGTTGCAGTATTTGCCGCAGCGCTACGAAGTGCAGGATGTCTGGGCAGATCACGAGAAGGCCCACCTATTCGGTCGTGCTCCCTATGTCTCCTTGCAGGACGGCATACGTCGCATGGCTACCTGGGCCAAGAAGATAGGCGCAAGGCGGGAACGCAGATTCGATGCGATTGAGATCCGACAGGGTGTACCCCAAGGTTGGGACCCGTCGGTGAGAGTGGGCAGATAG
- the lysA gene encoding diaminopimelate decarboxylase encodes MQLEDGQYRIQGLDVLEICEQFGSPLFIYDADMIRYKYEKMVKAFDGLNCKIKYPVKALSNLSILKLMRKLGAGLDTVSLQEARLGLKAGFQPEEIIFTPNCVSFEEIQEAVSMGLVINIDNISILEQFGHAYGDSVPCCIRFNPHIFAGGNSKIQVGHIDSKFGISVFQRRHVERIVKSENINVVGLHVHTGSDILDARAYLQSANIMFDLAREFEGLEFIDFGSGFKVGYKEGDVTTNVEEIGEQLRTAYADFCKDYGKEIEIWFEPGKYMVSESGYFMMKSNVIKPTPSTVFVGVDSGLNHFIRPMMYGGFHDIFNASNPSGTQRIYTVVGYICETDTFGWDRKLNEVREGDILCLKNAGAYGYSMSSNYNSRFRPAEVMVYEGKAHLIRKRETMDDLMRNQVEIEL; translated from the coding sequence ATGCAGTTGGAAGACGGACAGTATCGCATCCAAGGACTGGATGTACTGGAGATCTGCGAGCAGTTCGGCTCGCCTTTGTTCATCTATGACGCGGACATGATCCGTTACAAGTACGAAAAGATGGTCAAGGCCTTCGATGGCCTCAACTGCAAGATCAAGTACCCAGTCAAGGCACTCTCCAACCTGTCCATCCTCAAACTGATGCGCAAACTGGGCGCGGGTCTCGATACCGTGTCGCTCCAAGAAGCGCGATTGGGGTTGAAAGCGGGATTCCAGCCTGAAGAGATCATCTTCACCCCCAACTGTGTATCCTTCGAGGAGATTCAGGAGGCGGTCAGCATGGGACTCGTCATCAATATCGACAACATCTCCATCTTGGAACAATTCGGTCATGCGTATGGCGATTCCGTGCCATGCTGCATCCGATTCAATCCACATATCTTCGCAGGAGGCAACTCCAAAATTCAAGTGGGCCACATCGATTCCAAATTCGGAATCTCCGTGTTCCAGCGTCGCCACGTAGAGCGGATCGTCAAAAGCGAGAATATCAATGTGGTCGGCCTGCACGTGCATACCGGTTCGGATATCTTGGATGCCCGCGCCTATTTGCAGAGCGCGAACATCATGTTTGACCTCGCCCGTGAATTCGAAGGCTTGGAGTTCATCGATTTCGGTTCTGGATTCAAAGTCGGCTACAAGGAGGGCGATGTCACCACCAATGTCGAGGAGATCGGTGAACAGCTCCGCACGGCCTATGCCGATTTCTGCAAAGACTACGGCAAGGAAATCGAGATCTGGTTTGAGCCCGGCAAATACATGGTCAGCGAATCTGGCTATTTCATGATGAAGTCCAACGTCATCAAGCCTACGCCTTCGACCGTATTTGTGGGGGTGGATTCCGGCCTGAACCACTTCATCCGTCCGATGATGTATGGCGGATTTCACGACATCTTCAATGCCAGCAACCCCTCCGGTACCCAGCGGATCTACACCGTAGTCGGCTACATCTGCGAGACCGATACATTTGGCTGGGACCGCAAACTGAATGAGGTACGCGAGGGAGATATCCTCTGCCTCAAGAATGCGGGCGCCTATGGATACTCCATGAGCTCCAACTACAACAGCCGATTCCGCCCTGCCGAGGTGATGGTGTACGAAGGCAAAGCTCACCTCATCCGCAAGCGCGAGACGATGGACGATCTGATGCGGAATCAGGTAGAAATCGAATTGTAA
- a CDS encoding acyl carrier protein — MSDIANRVKEIIVDKLGVEASEVTPEASFANDLGADSLDTVELIMEFEKEFNISIPDEAAEKIVTVGDSTRYLEEQLNK, encoded by the coding sequence ATGTCAGACATTGCAAATCGCGTAAAAGAGATCATCGTGGACAAGTTGGGAGTTGAGGCTTCTGAGGTTACTCCTGAAGCTAGCTTCGCCAATGACTTGGGTGCTGACTCTCTGGACACAGTGGAGCTGATCATGGAATTCGAAAAAGAATTCAACATCAGCATTCCTGACGAAGCTGCTGAAAAGATTGTAACTGTTGGTGACTCCACTCGCTACTTGGAGGAGCAACTCAACAAGTAA
- a CDS encoding thymidine kinase gives MFIEVNSANRKTGWIEVICGSMFSGKTEELIRRIRRAQIANQRVEIFKPDVDTRYSEDQVVSHNQTTVQSTPVSSSQQILLLTADADVVGIDEVQFFDRGIVEVAQTLANRGVRVICAGLDMDFQGNPFGPIPDLLATAEFVTKVHAICQVCGSLANYSYRTVTQDSTVLLGEKEAYEPRCRSCYQLGDQVHPKE, from the coding sequence ATGTTCATCGAAGTCAATTCTGCCAACCGTAAAACCGGTTGGATCGAAGTCATCTGCGGCTCTATGTTTTCCGGCAAAACAGAAGAATTGATTCGCAGGATCAGGCGTGCCCAAATCGCCAATCAACGCGTGGAAATTTTCAAGCCTGACGTGGACACCCGATATAGCGAAGACCAAGTCGTCTCCCACAATCAGACGACCGTCCAATCCACCCCAGTATCTTCGTCACAACAAATTCTCCTCCTGACTGCCGATGCCGATGTGGTTGGGATCGATGAAGTACAGTTTTTTGACAGGGGAATCGTTGAAGTGGCCCAGACGCTCGCCAACAGAGGCGTCAGAGTCATCTGTGCTGGATTGGATATGGATTTTCAGGGGAACCCATTTGGACCGATCCCCGACCTGCTGGCGACCGCAGAATTCGTGACCAAGGTGCACGCCATCTGCCAAGTGTGCGGAAGCCTCGCCAATTATTCCTACCGAACCGTCACCCAAGACAGCACCGTCCTGCTCGGCGAAAAAGAAGCCTACGAGCCCCGATGCCGCTCATGCTACCAGCTAGGCGATCAGGTGCACCCCAAGGAGTAA
- a CDS encoding IPT/TIG domain-containing protein, which yields MKLSYTSRWSWALVLLVGFLGSCERETPYSENYDIPWPLPTISAIDPGTAEIGTEITLQGTNLDKTIRVLVGDNRRSADIVSKSEESVTISVPRTAASGPITLSTSYNKSTVSTDELEITYPETSVLEWPLVIYRGQNFKLKGENMDLVTEVALDGQKVMVEGASGTETEITVATEGLVLADNVTITVTSRGGVSNGVSPAIPVEDYDPNLKYDPAPAMTIWDFEDGVDPFTPSDITPQHGINLGGVPYGRGGKYLSIMEAAVPDPWGTEIGRVTLGAPVELTDFHEPHLTFLINTNGNAGYFQVEMEMNGVRGGGHFTGASSSNPDDNYMFQTQGWEWRSIDLANFPWEDWWSNGALEVSPTGTIEDLAFIFKQGNGTNPFEIHIDQIMITDGARKEGIKLWDFEDGANPYSGSANAGLNGASPLSGNNHLTVSLDNVTSWNWTGEMIFDAQSINLQEMDCPYLSIWINTNGKKGYFQVELFQNDTKWGIGQTAPDYVFETNGWELVHLPVSPDVLSNWGGDATEFDVKGALDYVKIGFSTGNADAVDYEISVDEIYLSDGPLF from the coding sequence ATGAAACTATCATATACCTCCCGCTGGTCATGGGCGTTGGTCCTGCTGGTCGGCTTCTTGGGCTCCTGTGAGCGGGAAACGCCCTATTCTGAGAACTACGACATCCCTTGGCCATTGCCTACGATCAGCGCGATCGATCCGGGAACGGCTGAAATTGGAACTGAAATCACGCTACAGGGAACGAATCTCGACAAGACTATCCGCGTGTTGGTGGGCGACAATCGCCGTTCTGCTGACATCGTGAGCAAGTCTGAAGAATCGGTGACTATCTCCGTGCCTCGTACGGCTGCATCTGGACCTATCACCCTGTCCACTTCCTACAACAAATCCACGGTTTCCACGGATGAATTGGAGATCACCTATCCAGAGACTTCCGTGTTGGAATGGCCCCTGGTCATCTACCGAGGGCAGAACTTCAAGCTCAAAGGGGAGAATATGGATCTGGTGACGGAAGTTGCACTGGATGGCCAGAAGGTCATGGTGGAAGGTGCTTCTGGTACAGAAACAGAGATCACCGTGGCGACAGAAGGATTGGTCCTCGCAGACAATGTGACCATCACCGTGACTTCCCGCGGCGGAGTCTCCAATGGGGTATCTCCCGCCATTCCGGTGGAGGATTACGATCCCAATTTGAAATACGATCCCGCTCCTGCCATGACCATTTGGGACTTTGAAGATGGAGTGGATCCATTTACGCCATCTGATATTACGCCTCAGCACGGCATCAATTTGGGAGGCGTTCCCTACGGTCGTGGCGGGAAATACTTGAGCATCATGGAAGCGGCTGTTCCAGATCCTTGGGGAACGGAAATTGGCCGGGTAACGCTTGGGGCACCCGTTGAATTGACGGATTTTCACGAGCCACATCTGACCTTCCTGATCAATACCAATGGCAACGCCGGCTATTTTCAGGTGGAAATGGAAATGAATGGGGTGCGTGGCGGAGGCCACTTTACGGGGGCTTCTTCCAGCAATCCTGATGACAATTACATGTTCCAGACGCAAGGCTGGGAATGGCGGAGCATTGATCTGGCGAATTTCCCGTGGGAAGATTGGTGGAGCAATGGCGCATTGGAGGTATCTCCGACTGGTACGATCGAGGATTTGGCCTTTATTTTCAAGCAGGGAAATGGCACCAATCCGTTTGAGATTCACATCGACCAGATCATGATCACGGATGGCGCTCGCAAGGAAGGCATCAAATTGTGGGATTTTGAAGATGGCGCGAATCCATACAGTGGATCTGCGAATGCGGGACTCAATGGCGCTTCACCGCTTTCTGGCAATAACCACCTGACGGTTTCGCTGGACAATGTGACAAGCTGGAATTGGACCGGGGAGATGATCTTCGACGCTCAATCGATCAATCTCCAGGAGATGGATTGTCCTTACTTGAGCATCTGGATCAATACCAACGGCAAAAAAGGCTACTTCCAAGTGGAGCTTTTCCAGAATGATACCAAGTGGGGAATCGGCCAGACAGCACCAGATTATGTCTTCGAAACCAATGGCTGGGAATTGGTGCATCTGCCAGTGTCTCCCGATGTGTTGTCCAACTGGGGCGGCGATGCCACCGAATTCGATGTGAAGGGAGCGCTCGACTATGTGAAGATCGGATTCAGCACGGGCAATGCCGATGCCGTCGATTACGAGATCAGCGTGGATGAAATCTATCTGTCCGATGGTCCGCTCTTTTAG
- the pyk gene encoding pyruvate kinase: MTPIHLRRTKIVATIGPACANPKTMLELVKAGMDVARLNFSHADHETHEKSLKMVRDINKKHNTNIAILQDLQGPKIRIGDLKEPFKIKSGDVITLRSDLTEQTADALPIQYKSIARDVKVGEMVLMDDGNVSGRIVETNGTNRVKIKIEYGEVIKSRKGVNLPETQISEPTLTEKDFRDFEFAIKHNVEWLALSFVRSADDIKLLKELIRLKNGTSKIIAKIEKPEALANIDEIVAAADGIMVARGDLGVEIPMEEVPGWQKRIIKKANSMAKPVILATQVMESMINNPRPTRAEANDVANALVDGADAVMLSGETSVGKYPVMVVSAMDKILRSVEKEDEDIYYRNMEIIPEDADALATSVINTACQLSKETNAKAIIGMTQSGYTAFQLSRCRPKSFIFAFTNNRPILNTLNLLWGVRAFFYNGFVSTDDTIQDVHEILKERDLVQPGDVMVNTASMPLHEHGLTNMIKISRVRNKGEVRE, from the coding sequence TTGACACCTATTCACCTGCGAAGAACGAAGATCGTTGCGACGATCGGGCCTGCCTGTGCGAATCCTAAAACCATGCTCGAGCTTGTCAAAGCCGGGATGGATGTTGCCCGCTTGAACTTTTCTCATGCCGATCACGAGACGCATGAGAAATCCCTCAAAATGGTGCGGGATATCAACAAAAAACACAACACCAACATTGCCATCCTGCAAGACTTGCAAGGTCCTAAAATCCGTATTGGAGACCTCAAGGAGCCTTTCAAGATCAAGTCCGGTGATGTGATCACCCTTCGCTCTGACTTGACCGAGCAGACCGCCGATGCCCTGCCTATCCAGTACAAATCCATCGCTCGTGACGTAAAAGTCGGAGAAATGGTCCTCATGGATGATGGCAATGTGTCCGGTCGTATCGTCGAAACCAATGGAACCAACCGCGTCAAGATCAAGATCGAATACGGCGAAGTGATCAAGAGTCGTAAAGGAGTGAATCTCCCCGAAACGCAGATCTCCGAGCCTACCTTGACCGAGAAGGATTTCCGCGATTTTGAGTTCGCGATCAAGCACAATGTTGAGTGGTTGGCACTCTCTTTCGTGCGTTCTGCCGACGATATCAAACTCCTCAAGGAATTGATTCGCCTCAAAAACGGTACCTCCAAAATCATCGCCAAAATCGAGAAGCCTGAAGCTTTGGCCAACATCGACGAGATTGTTGCCGCAGCAGATGGAATCATGGTGGCTCGTGGTGACCTCGGGGTGGAAATCCCGATGGAAGAAGTACCTGGATGGCAGAAGCGGATCATCAAAAAGGCCAATAGCATGGCCAAACCGGTAATCCTCGCTACTCAGGTCATGGAATCTATGATCAACAATCCTCGCCCAACTCGTGCCGAAGCCAATGATGTGGCAAACGCACTCGTTGATGGGGCGGATGCTGTCATGCTTTCCGGTGAGACTTCGGTAGGAAAATACCCGGTAATGGTCGTTTCCGCGATGGACAAGATCCTCCGGTCTGTGGAAAAAGAAGATGAAGACATCTACTACCGCAACATGGAGATCATTCCTGAAGACGCTGATGCACTGGCTACTTCTGTGATCAATACTGCTTGTCAGTTGTCCAAAGAAACCAATGCAAAAGCCATCATCGGTATGACTCAGTCCGGATACACTGCTTTCCAGTTGTCCCGCTGCCGCCCGAAATCATTTATTTTCGCCTTTACCAACAATCGCCCCATCCTCAACACGCTGAACCTACTTTGGGGCGTGCGCGCATTCTTCTACAACGGATTCGTATCCACGGATGACACCATCCAAGACGTACACGAGATCCTCAAAGAGCGCGATCTGGTTCAACCTGGCGACGTCATGGTCAATACCGCGTCCATGCCGCTTCACGAACATGGTCTGACCAACATGATCAAAATCTCCCGAGTTCGCAATAAGGGAGAGGTTCGCGAATAA
- the argH gene encoding argininosuccinate lyase codes for MKLWDKGYDVSKAIETFTVGKDRELDLFLAPWDILGTMAHITMLESIGLIESDEHRQLMAALREIYPSTLDGTFRIEDGMEDVHSQVEWMLTQQLGDMGKKVHSGRSRNDQVLVDLKLYFLDEIRQLVEHTMQLFGTLQMLSERHKDILIPGYTHYQVAMPSSFGLWFGAYAESLVDDMQFLQAAWKVANQNPLGSAAGYGSSFPLNRTMTTQLLGFDDLSYNVVYAQMGRGKTEKLLAFALSSIASTLNKLASDVCQYMSQNYGFLTFPKELTTGSSIMPHKQNPDVFELVRAHTNKLQALPMEIGMIISNLPSGYHRDLQLTKESLLPAIEQMKSCLGITDYMLQQVIVKEGIVEDKLYDYLFSVEVLNREVLKGVPFRDAYKMIGEQINAGNFQPERSVEHTHEGSIGNLCNEEIAAKMNRALDGISIGRFRAAIDKLVKG; via the coding sequence ATGAAACTTTGGGACAAAGGCTATGACGTGTCCAAAGCCATCGAAACTTTCACCGTTGGCAAGGACCGTGAACTCGATCTATTCCTCGCCCCCTGGGATATTTTGGGTACGATGGCCCACATTACCATGCTCGAAAGCATTGGACTGATCGAGTCCGATGAACACCGCCAACTGATGGCCGCCCTTCGCGAGATATATCCCTCGACGCTGGACGGAACCTTCAGGATCGAGGACGGCATGGAGGATGTGCATTCCCAGGTGGAATGGATGCTGACCCAGCAGTTGGGTGATATGGGCAAAAAAGTCCACAGCGGTCGCTCTCGCAATGATCAAGTCCTGGTGGATTTGAAGCTATATTTTCTGGATGAAATCCGGCAGCTCGTGGAGCACACCATGCAGTTGTTCGGGACCCTTCAGATGTTGAGCGAACGTCACAAGGACATCCTCATTCCCGGTTATACCCACTACCAAGTGGCGATGCCGAGCAGCTTTGGACTGTGGTTTGGAGCGTATGCGGAGAGCTTGGTGGACGATATGCAATTCCTGCAAGCAGCCTGGAAGGTCGCCAACCAAAATCCATTGGGTTCGGCAGCGGGATATGGCTCATCCTTTCCACTGAATCGGACGATGACTACGCAGCTGCTGGGATTCGATGACCTGAGCTACAATGTCGTTTACGCTCAGATGGGGCGCGGCAAGACCGAGAAGCTATTGGCGTTTGCGCTCTCCTCGATTGCTTCCACCCTCAACAAATTGGCCAGTGATGTCTGCCAATACATGAGCCAGAATTATGGATTCCTGACCTTCCCAAAGGAGCTCACCACTGGGTCCAGCATCATGCCCCACAAGCAAAATCCGGACGTGTTTGAGCTGGTGCGTGCGCATACCAACAAGTTGCAGGCGCTTCCGATGGAGATCGGGATGATCATTTCCAATTTGCCCTCTGGCTATCATCGCGATCTGCAATTGACCAAGGAATCACTTCTGCCCGCGATCGAGCAGATGAAATCCTGCCTCGGGATCACCGATTACATGCTCCAGCAAGTGATCGTGAAGGAGGGAATCGTCGAGGACAAATTGTACGACTACCTGTTCAGTGTTGAAGTACTGAATCGAGAAGTCCTCAAAGGCGTGCCCTTCCGAGATGCCTACAAGATGATCGGCGAGCAAATCAATGCGGGGAATTTCCAGCCTGAACGGTCGGTTGAACATACCCACGAAGGTAGCATCGGCAATCTCTGCAATGAGGAAATCGCCGCCAAGATGAATCGAGCTCTGGACGGCATCTCCATCGGCAGATTCCGGGCAGCGATTGACAAACTCGTGAAAGGCTAG